In Edaphobacter paludis, a single window of DNA contains:
- a CDS encoding DUF1080 domain-containing protein: protein MRIKILFASILAIALASTVSAQDTKAFLGRWDMTVTPATGTPYPQWMELTDDGGKIEGRVQPRGGAWHPIAGAHMDSGKLIVDVGQAGHGSEISWELTSPSADKLTGVEKRGDADGPTLAGVKAPLLDRPMPKKWTKPRSLFDGKDLKGWVPIEHVENNRWVARDGELVNDNPEVPGQKMRPAANIMTTEKFQDFKLHIEVNCPEGGNSGIYLRGRYELQVGTEGGKIPSHEMGAIYSWYAPPAGAKNDLGRWTTFDVTLVGRHVTVLRDGKMYHDNVELPGPTGGALDSNEAEPGPFYLQGDHHGVIQYRNITISVPKK from the coding sequence GTGAGAATAAAGATCCTGTTTGCATCTATCCTGGCGATCGCGCTAGCCTCCACTGTCTCCGCGCAAGACACCAAAGCGTTTCTCGGCCGTTGGGACATGACGGTTACCCCCGCCACCGGCACACCGTATCCGCAATGGATGGAGCTTACGGACGACGGCGGAAAGATTGAAGGTCGCGTTCAGCCGAGGGGCGGCGCATGGCATCCGATCGCAGGCGCCCACATGGACTCGGGCAAGCTGATCGTAGATGTTGGGCAAGCGGGGCATGGTTCGGAGATCAGCTGGGAGCTCACGTCCCCCAGCGCAGATAAGCTGACCGGCGTCGAGAAGCGCGGCGACGCCGACGGCCCCACGCTCGCCGGCGTGAAGGCTCCATTGCTCGATCGGCCCATGCCCAAAAAGTGGACCAAGCCCCGATCCCTCTTCGACGGCAAAGACCTCAAAGGCTGGGTGCCGATAGAACATGTCGAGAACAACAGATGGGTAGCCCGCGATGGCGAGCTGGTAAATGACAATCCCGAAGTTCCCGGTCAAAAGATGCGTCCGGCTGCCAACATCATGACCACGGAAAAGTTCCAGGACTTCAAACTGCATATTGAAGTGAACTGCCCGGAAGGCGGTAACAGCGGCATCTATCTGCGCGGTCGCTATGAGTTGCAGGTGGGCACCGAGGGCGGCAAGATTCCGTCGCATGAGATGGGCGCAATCTATAGCTGGTATGCGCCGCCTGCGGGCGCGAAAAATGATCTTGGAAGATGGACGACCTTTGACGTCACCCTGGTCGGCAGACATGTGACGGTCTTGCGCGATGGCAAGATGTACCACGACAATGTCGAGCTTCCTGGCCCCACCGGAGGTGCTCTCGACAGCAATGAGGCCGAGCCGGGACCGTTCTATCTACAGGGCGATCAT
- a CDS encoding VOC family protein, translating into MNSVQIEQKSYEMPPQEGISIAHFLTVSNIERSARYYETVFGARILSLGDGNAPAYLQLANIWMILNLGGGPTPDKPTVTLSVPDPNHINSFLNIRVADIQACYELWKSRGAQFITEPLPKYGEIRCYIRDPDGYLIEIGQSTTLTYG; encoded by the coding sequence ATGAACAGCGTACAAATCGAACAAAAGAGCTATGAGATGCCCCCGCAGGAGGGGATCAGCATCGCCCATTTTCTCACCGTCAGCAACATCGAGCGATCGGCTCGCTATTACGAAACGGTCTTCGGCGCTCGTATTCTGAGCCTTGGTGACGGCAACGCGCCTGCGTACCTTCAGCTCGCGAATATCTGGATGATTTTGAACCTCGGGGGCGGGCCGACACCGGACAAGCCGACGGTAACGCTCAGCGTTCCCGACCCGAATCACATCAACAGCTTTTTGAATATCCGCGTTGCCGATATTCAAGCATGCTATGAACTATGGAAAAGTCGAGGGGCACAGTTCATCACGGAGCCGCTGCCCAAATATGGCGAGATCCGCTGCTACATACGCGATCCTGATGGTTATCTTATCGAGATCGGACAGAGCACGACCCTTACATATGGTTAA
- the yidD gene encoding membrane protein insertion efficiency factor YidD: MPEAPPSLAVRIAFGIYKTVVSPILHAFSPSQCLYLPTCSEYAYIAMVRFGPVRGSWMALRRFARCHPFSKGGLDPVPGGNPEPPNSVSIHTDHLP, translated from the coding sequence ATGCCCGAAGCCCCACCCAGCCTCGCCGTTCGCATTGCCTTCGGGATCTATAAGACCGTCGTTTCGCCCATTCTGCATGCCTTCAGCCCGTCGCAGTGCCTTTACCTGCCTACCTGCTCGGAGTATGCCTATATTGCTATGGTCCGTTTCGGGCCTGTGCGCGGCTCCTGGATGGCGCTGCGCCGCTTTGCCCGCTGCCATCCCTTCAGCAAAGGCGGCCTTGATCCCGTACCCGGCGGAAACCCTGAGCCCCCCAATTCCGTCTCCATTCATACAGACCATTTACCATAG
- the yidC gene encoding membrane protein insertase YidC: protein MAEFKNPNQQGGGQDNNSFLLMMLVLIAVFFGLQYFHTSKTKPAAPAATQTEPAPAAAPSSAQPPVAANGPAAANGTKATTAQPVVQATAASTTVIENELYRITFSNKGGEVISWILKKKPAGGAFKDDNGKPLDIIHQQAAAKYGYPLSLHTSDPALTATLANALYVPSATGNLAAPASLTFKYSAGDLAVTKTFTFDETYVLHADVEVTQNGKPVRAYLMWPGGFGDQDDSTGYASAQIDTNIEGKTAHLSQKKVTNDGTTAGPIAWAGTSDAFFAAVFLPDSPDSAVLASLKNEIDVGKTIHKSGFSMSKGPVNVPVLGAGIADVSGHTLTRVFVGPKAMSVLKAIKASNNGPNLESLVDFGFFSVIAKPLFICLKFIQSHGFSNWGWAIVILTILINLLMLPFRIKTMQNGLKMQRIQPQMNAIKERYKKYKATDPKKNEMNAEIMKLQKDNGVNMFGGCIPTLITLPLLYAFYGMLPRVVELRHAHWLWIPDLQAPDPWHILPIVMVVSQFLVQWYTPSPGVDPSQQKMMAFTMPAISGWFTWYYGAGLALYWAVGNFIGIIQQAVMNRTSLGKEMRAVAAKRARRKAGTGTGKVIQGKQ from the coding sequence TTGGCAGAGTTTAAAAACCCCAATCAGCAGGGGGGCGGACAAGACAACAACTCGTTCCTCCTCATGATGCTCGTCTTGATCGCAGTGTTCTTCGGCCTGCAATACTTCCACACGAGCAAGACGAAACCGGCGGCTCCCGCCGCCACGCAGACTGAGCCTGCGCCAGCAGCCGCGCCCTCTTCTGCGCAGCCGCCTGTGGCCGCGAACGGCCCCGCCGCCGCGAACGGGACCAAAGCTACCACCGCGCAGCCTGTCGTCCAGGCGACTGCCGCCTCCACTACCGTCATCGAGAATGAGCTCTACCGCATCACCTTCTCCAATAAAGGCGGCGAGGTCATCAGCTGGATTCTCAAGAAGAAGCCCGCCGGCGGTGCCTTCAAGGACGACAACGGCAAGCCTCTCGATATCATCCACCAGCAGGCAGCCGCGAAGTATGGCTATCCGCTCTCGCTCCACACCAGCGACCCGGCTCTGACCGCCACGCTTGCCAACGCGCTTTACGTCCCCTCAGCCACAGGCAATCTGGCCGCGCCTGCTTCGCTCACCTTCAAATACTCCGCGGGTGATCTCGCTGTCACCAAGACGTTCACCTTCGACGAGACCTATGTTCTGCACGCCGATGTTGAGGTCACGCAAAACGGCAAGCCCGTCCGCGCCTACCTGATGTGGCCCGGCGGCTTCGGCGACCAGGACGACTCGACCGGCTACGCCAGCGCGCAGATCGACACCAACATCGAAGGCAAGACCGCGCATCTCTCTCAGAAGAAGGTCACCAACGACGGTACCACCGCCGGGCCTATCGCCTGGGCGGGCACGAGCGACGCATTCTTCGCCGCCGTCTTCCTGCCTGACTCGCCCGACTCCGCCGTCCTCGCCTCGCTCAAGAACGAGATCGACGTGGGCAAGACGATTCATAAATCCGGCTTCAGCATGTCCAAGGGCCCGGTCAACGTCCCTGTGCTCGGCGCAGGAATCGCGGACGTCAGTGGCCATACTCTCACGCGCGTCTTCGTCGGCCCCAAGGCGATGAGCGTCCTCAAGGCCATCAAGGCCTCCAACAACGGACCCAACCTGGAGTCGCTCGTCGACTTCGGCTTCTTCAGCGTGATCGCGAAGCCGCTCTTCATCTGCCTCAAGTTCATCCAATCCCACGGATTTTCCAACTGGGGCTGGGCCATCGTCATCCTTACCATCCTCATTAATCTCCTGATGCTGCCCTTCCGCATCAAGACGATGCAGAACGGCCTGAAGATGCAGCGCATCCAGCCGCAGATGAACGCCATCAAGGAGCGCTACAAAAAGTACAAGGCCACCGATCCCAAGAAGAACGAGATGAACGCCGAGATCATGAAGCTCCAGAAGGACAACGGAGTGAACATGTTCGGCGGCTGCATCCCGACGCTCATCACCCTGCCGCTGCTCTACGCGTTTTACGGAATGCTGCCCCGCGTGGTCGAGCTGCGCCACGCCCACTGGCTCTGGATACCCGACCTGCAGGCGCCCGACCCGTGGCACATCCTGCCCATCGTCATGGTGGTCAGCCAGTTCCTGGTGCAGTGGTACACGCCGTCTCCCGGCGTCGATCCGAGCCAGCAGAAGATGATGGCCTTCACCATGCCCGCGATCTCCGGCTGGTTCACCTGGTACTACGGTGCAGGACTGGCCCTCTACTGGGCGGTTGGTAACTTCATCGGCATCATCCAGCAGGCGGTGATGAACCGCACCAGCCTGGGCAAAGAGATGCGCGCAGTCGCTGCCAAACGTGCCCGCCGCAAGGCAGGCACAGGGACAGGCAAGGTTATTCAGGGCAAGCAATAA
- a CDS encoding R3H domain-containing nucleic acid-binding protein: MTTNEPDPTQQNTEKIKEFLQTLLISSGLEVEFKILTRDGQVQTEARTSAQAPPQPSPEISVEFIGPDTPLLTARNGELLHAIEHLAAKLLRLEPDQHDRISFDAENFKALRNRELELIAQAGAERVRATHRPYAFPPMNSRERRLLHLALAAAGLPTASSSDGPRRFVVAYPEGEQPVEAPKAPSTHDRTRAIRNSFRRR; this comes from the coding sequence ATGACAACCAACGAGCCAGACCCCACCCAACAGAACACTGAAAAGATTAAAGAATTCCTCCAGACCCTGCTTATCTCCAGCGGTCTGGAAGTGGAGTTCAAGATTCTCACCCGCGACGGCCAGGTCCAGACAGAGGCGCGGACTTCCGCGCAAGCGCCGCCGCAGCCCTCTCCCGAGATCTCGGTAGAGTTCATCGGGCCCGACACACCGCTGCTCACCGCGCGCAATGGCGAACTGCTCCACGCCATCGAGCACCTCGCCGCGAAGCTGCTCCGCCTCGAACCCGACCAGCACGACCGCATCTCCTTCGACGCTGAGAACTTCAAGGCGCTGCGCAACCGCGAGCTCGAGCTGATTGCCCAGGCCGGGGCTGAACGCGTCCGCGCCACCCACCGCCCCTACGCATTCCCACCCATGAACTCCCGTGAGCGTCGCCTGCTGCATCTCGCGCTTGCCGCGGCTGGCCTGCCCACGGCCTCCAGCAGCGACGGACCGCGGCGCTTCGTCGTCGCGTATCCCGAAGGCGAACAGCCGGTTGAAGCACCGAAGGCGCCCAGCACCCACGACCGTACGCGCGCCATCCGCAACAGCTTCCGCCGCCGTTAG
- a CDS encoding SRPBCC family protein, which produces METIRVTTWMDAPMERCFKLATSIDLHLASAAQTQEKAIGSVTSGLITEGQTVQWQGRHFGQLRTHTSKIDGWRPYSYFREVMVEGSFARFEHEHHFAVMDDGTRMRDEIRFSAPHGVLGKFMEKMVLRRHLIKMLRQRNVLIKRAAESEEWRKYLERTGTVTGGREAGLVNGWDKRSVLQRG; this is translated from the coding sequence ATGGAAACAATTCGAGTAACGACGTGGATGGATGCGCCGATGGAACGGTGCTTCAAGTTGGCAACGAGTATCGATCTTCATCTGGCGTCGGCTGCTCAGACCCAGGAGAAGGCGATTGGCAGTGTGACCTCAGGCCTCATTACCGAGGGCCAGACAGTGCAGTGGCAGGGACGTCACTTTGGCCAGCTGCGGACACACACCAGCAAGATCGATGGCTGGCGGCCGTATAGCTACTTTCGCGAAGTCATGGTGGAGGGCTCATTTGCGCGGTTCGAGCACGAGCACCATTTCGCTGTGATGGATGATGGAACGCGAATGCGGGACGAGATCCGCTTCTCCGCTCCCCATGGTGTGCTGGGCAAATTTATGGAGAAGATGGTGCTGCGGCGTCATCTGATCAAGATGCTCAGGCAGCGCAATGTGCTGATCAAACGGGCAGCTGAGTCCGAGGAGTGGCGCAAATATCTCGAACGCACCGGCACTGTTACTGGCGGCCGTGAGGCTGGGCTGGTGAACGGATGGGACAAGAGAAGCGTCCTGCAGCGAGGCTGA